A genomic region of Colletotrichum destructivum chromosome 1, complete sequence contains the following coding sequences:
- a CDS encoding Putative Zinc finger, RING-type, pleckstrin domain, von Willebrand factor, type A, with translation MFSRSRKGSKGFGFGSSSSKDSQVNHLVDLGLVNPKAVQEPYRPGTAATARTNNTWTDAPSFPEKNVSIARGTGGQRSSSSVRSGGSTHRRGDSYSSNNMASGAGRNRRERTFVGSECAVCEEPLEHTLQGERILQFSCSHVSHEACFYEFIREFEAQYCPSCDAPLHLDTSRGGNVLDIEKISSLVKSSHSTDNRSHHTPTPTATPWENPTPRPTSIESNQRNMPSTHTRDSTARSTGRDRDSSQPPTSERYGPSRHARSDSEATGVASSGGYPETTQSGPPRRHDYDVQAMETTPGSPRGITRNPIPAPTVTVRSEFPTINRSRQQQTLTCLITVEVPDNKWRPDPEDLGSAPPGPPSVNARIDDAFARPPSPARSAPRFYPYESREVLEEMTENLRNRVDNWHGLDFSRFGKLRLYGTLRVGKDKQSWQELECFLFAEMLICVKEKRVPLAGQWDENGMPKKVTRCTLKGSILIKKHLNEVSETGNIDENVLTLNLSVAELPQFHLRFENRNQLKLWHQALLDLNAVETSPMRSPEYDRGEFSETDEDDWQRGSRQQRVSSVASSWGGPRSVTTAPTEYTNFQRSPTMPASIHVPIDVVVVVPISSSMQGVKINLVRDALKFMVNTLGERDRMGLVTFGSGGGGVPIVGMTTKAWPGWGNVLSSIKPVGQKSHRADVVEGANVAMDLLMQRKYNNPIATIMLISDASTSDADSVDFVVSRAEAAKITIHSFGLGMTHKPDTMIELSTRTKASYTYVKDWMMLRECLAGCLGSMQTLSHQNVKLKLKLPEGSPAKFHKISGALQITKRATGRDAEASLGDLRFGDKRDVLVQLVIVPDNTSQEQLPQDPWDNIVSGLEALGGAGDGDDQRVTSVEEVPLIQADLTWGDILRDGTLSHLPRPSLLAITMLPNLAKQKNSWANSPPIPPHPNIVQRRMELLTSDMLTRALTLVSRGQHDRAHTLLNETRSILKGLGKGGLPPIPPPTAPPNRSLPSTPHPGNDGSPSITPDRKQTPSPTQSANSSAVNGYPAAGIGRSRSNDGLGLGAGIDANTVAALDAELESSLEWIGHPAVFGRDSRKAVLQAIGVISSQRAFTFRTPIESLWAGRVVGVKKLTSKSREWREDGGGEGGIMEEA, from the exons ATGTTTAGTCGGTCCCGGAAGGGCTCGAAAGGGTTCGGCTTTGGATCTTCGAGCTCCAAAGACTCCCAGGTCAACCACCTTGTCGATCTTGGTCTTGTGAACCCCAAGGCCGTTCAAGAACCCTACCGCCCCGGTACTGCGGCCACTGCGAGGACGAACAACACTTGGACGGATGCGCCGTCTTTCCCCGAAAAGA ACGTCTCAATAGCCCGCGGTACTGGTGGTCAGCGCTCCAGCTCGTCAGTACGATCCGGGGGCAGCACCCATCGCAGAGGCGACAGCTACTCGTCCAACAACATGGcgtccggcgccggccgcaacCGGAGGGAGCGCACCTTTGTGGGAAGCGAATGCGCCGTCTGCGAGGAGCCACTGGAACACACGTTGCAGGGCGAGCGCATACTGCAATTCTCCTGCTCCCACGTCTCGCACGAGGCCTGCTTCTACGAGTTCATCCGCGAGTTCGAAGCGCAGTACTGCCCATCGTGCGATGCGCCGCTGCATCTCGACACTAGCCGAGGCGGCAATGTCTTGGATATCG AGAAGATCAGCAGCCTCGTCAAGTCTAGCCATTCCACCGACAACAGATCGCACcacacgcccacgcccactGCTACGCCATGGGAAAAcccgacgccgcggccgacgaGCATCGAGTCGAACCAGAGGAACATGCccagcacacacacgcgcgaCAGCACGGCCCGGAGCACCGGGCGCGACAGGGACAGCAGTcagccgccgacgtcggAGCGGTACGGTCCGTCGAGGCATGCTCGCAGCGACAGCGAGGCCACCGGCGTCGCGTCGTCTGGCGGATACCCCGAGACGACGCAGAGCGGCCCGCCGCGCAGACATGACTACGACGTGCAGGCGATGGAAACCACGCCGGGGAGCCCGCGTGGCATTACGAGAAACCCGATCCCAGCGCCGACCGTGACGGTTCGGTCCGAGTTCCCCACCATCAACAGGTCTCGCCAGCAGCAGACCCTGACCTGCCTCATCACCGTGGAAGTGCCCGACAACAAGTGGCGGCCCGACCCCGAAGACCTCGGGTCGGCTCCGCCCGGCCCGCCCTCTGTCAACGCCAGAATCGACGATGCGTTTGCGAgaccgccatcgccggcccGGAGCGCGCCGCGGTTCTACCCCTACGAGTCGCGCGAGGTGCTGGAGGAAATGACGGAGAACCTCAGGAACAGGGTCGACAACTGGCATGGGCTCGACTTTAGCAG ATTCGGCAAGCTGCGGCTGTATGGCACGCTACGcgtcggcaaggacaagCAATCTTGGCAGGAGCTGGAGTGCTTTCTGTTCGCCGAAATGCTCATCTGCgtgaaggagaaaagagTGCCGCTCGCTGGCCAGTGGGACGAGAACGGCATGCCCAAGAAGGTCACCCGCTGCACGCTGAAGGGATCGATTCTCATCAAGAAGCACCTCAACGAGGTCTCGGAAACGGGCAACA TCGATGAGAACGTCCTCACGCTGAACCTCTCCGTCGCGGAGCTGCCGCAGTTCCACCTGCGGTTCGAGAACCGGAACCAACTCAAGCTTTGGCACCAAGCCCTGCTCGACTTGAACGCCGTCGAGACGTCCCCCATGCGCAGCCCGGAATACGACCGGGGCGAGTTCtcggagacggacgaggacgactggcAACGGGGGTCGCGACAACAGCGAGTGTCGTCGGTTGCTTCGTCGTGGGGTGGCCCCAGGTCCGTCACCACGGCGCCCACCGAGTACACCAACTTCCAGAGGAGCCCGAccatgccggcctcgatccACGTGCCgatcgacgtcgtcgtcgtcgtgcccatctcctcctcgatgcaAGGCGTCAAGATCAACCTCGTCCGCGACGCGCTCAAGTTCATGGTCAACACCCTGGGCGAGAGGGACAGGATGGGGCTCGTCACTTTCgggtccggcggcggcggcgtgcccATTGTCGGCATGACCACCAAGGCCTGGCCCGGCTGGGGCAACGTGCTGTCCTCGATCAAGCCGGTCGGCCAGAAGAGCCACCGCGCCGACGTGGTCGAGGGCGCCAACGTCGCCATGGACTTGCTCATGCAGCGCAAGTACAACAACCCGATCGCCACCATCATGCTCATCAGCGacgcctcgacctcggaTGCCGACAGCGTCGACTTTGTCGTGTCccgggccgaggcggccaagaTCACCATCCACTCGTTCGGTCTCGGCATGACGCACAAGCCGGACACGATGATTGAGCTGTCGACCCGCACCAAGGCATCCTACACCTACGTCAAGGACTGGATGATGCTGCGCGAGTGCCTCGCCGGCTGCCTCGGCTCCATGCAGACGCTCTCCCACCAAAACGTCAAGCTCAAGCTGAAGCTGCCGGAAGGATCGCCGGCCAAGTTTCACAAGATCAGCGGCGCCCTGCAGATCACCAAGCGGGCGAccggccgcgacgccgaggctTCGCTGGGCGACCTCCGGTTCGGCGACAAGCGCGATGTCTTGGTGCAGCTCGTCATCGTGCCGGACAACACGTCGCAGGAACAGCTGCCGCAAGACCCCTGGGACAACATCGTGTCGGGCCTGGAGGCGCTCGGcggagccggcgacggcgacgaccagCGGGTCACGTCCGTGGAGGAAGTTCCCCTGATCCAGGCGGACCTCACGTGGGGGGACATCCTGCGGGACGGCACGCTTTCCCATCTGCCCCGCCCGTCCCTGCTTGCCATCACCATGCTTCCAAACTTGGCGAAACAGAAGAACTCGTGGGCCAACTCGCCCCCGATCCCGCCTCACCCGAACATCGTCCAGCGGCGCATGGAGCTGCTGACGTCGGACATGCTCACCCGCGCCCTGACCCTCGTCTCGCGCGGGCAGCACGACCGAGCCCACACCCTGCTCAACGAGACCCGATCTATCCTGAAGGGGCTCGGAAAGGGCGGCCTCCCCCCTATTCCCCCaccaacggcgccgccaaaCAGATCTCTTCCGTCTACCCCGCACCCGGGCAACGACGGCTCGCCGTCCATCACCCCCGACCGGAAGCAGACGCCATCCCCCACTCAGTCGGCCAACTCGTCCGCCGTCAACGGGTACCCGGCCGCCGGGATTGGGCGCAGCCGGTCcaacgacggcctcggcctgggcgccggCATTGACGCCAACACCGTCgctgccctcgacgccgagcttgAGAGCAGCCTCGAGTGGATTGGCCACCCCGCCGTTTTTGGCCGCGACAGCCGCAAGGCGGTTCTTCAAGCCATCGGAGTCATCAGCTCCCAGCGCGCCTTCACCTTCCGCACGCCCATCGAGTCTCTTTGGGCTGGGCGTGTCGTGGGGGTGAAGAAGCTCACCAGCAAGAGCCGCGAATGGcgcgaagatggcggcggcgagggcggcatcaTGGAGGAGGCCTGA